Proteins co-encoded in one Alcanivorax sp. genomic window:
- a CDS encoding oxygenase MpaB family protein, translating into MNAQASPIQQKTRIENQWPEPLTAKQLDQRYPGIMDLTVFLSAGANIIMQLANPAVGHGVAESRVLSGSIMHRPLKRTRTTFTYLAVAMMGTTEEKLAYRRAVNGSHRHVHSTENSKVQYNAFDPDLQLWVAACLYWGFVDTYQKVHRPLTRAEQEDFYRMAHPLGTTLQVRQDMWPKDLDAFEEYWQEGLKKLHIDDTVHEFLMIIADLKFLSPVSQFLFGRFNRFVTTGFLPADVREKMRLDWDDERQRKFDKTVRFFGKLMKFLPRPVRQLAYTAPLRDFRRRLAKGQPLV; encoded by the coding sequence ATGAATGCACAAGCCTCTCCTATTCAGCAGAAGACCCGCATTGAGAATCAATGGCCTGAGCCACTGACAGCCAAGCAACTCGATCAGAGATACCCGGGGATCATGGACCTGACCGTTTTCCTCTCTGCTGGCGCCAATATCATCATGCAGCTGGCAAACCCTGCGGTGGGACATGGCGTGGCTGAAAGCCGTGTACTAAGCGGCTCCATTATGCATCGCCCTTTAAAGCGCACACGGACCACATTTACCTACCTGGCCGTGGCCATGATGGGCACAACGGAAGAAAAGCTGGCCTATCGCCGGGCCGTGAATGGTTCACACCGGCACGTTCACTCCACCGAAAATTCGAAAGTCCAATACAATGCTTTCGACCCTGACCTGCAGCTGTGGGTTGCCGCCTGCTTGTATTGGGGCTTTGTCGATACCTACCAAAAGGTGCATCGCCCTCTTACCCGGGCTGAGCAGGAAGACTTCTACAGAATGGCCCATCCGCTGGGCACTACCCTTCAGGTACGCCAGGACATGTGGCCCAAGGACCTGGATGCTTTTGAGGAGTATTGGCAGGAAGGGCTCAAAAAGCTGCACATTGACGACACCGTGCATGAATTTCTGATGATCATTGCTGATCTGAAATTCCTTAGCCCGGTTAGCCAGTTCCTGTTTGGTCGTTTCAACCGTTTTGTCACAACGGGTTTTCTGCCAGCGGACGTTCGGGAAAAGATGCGCCTTGACTGGGACGATGAACGCCAGCGCAAATTTGACAAGACCGTGAGATTCTTTGGCAAGCTCATGAAGTTCCTGCCTCGCCCGGTTCGTCAGCTGGCGTACACAGCGCCTCTGCGCGATTTCCGTCGCCGCCTGGCCAAGGGTCAGCCGCTGGTCTGA
- a CDS encoding electron transfer flavoprotein subunit beta/FixA family protein, whose translation MKVLVPIKRVIDYNVKVRVKADNSGVDLANVKMAMNPFCEIAVEEAVRLKEKGVVSEIVAVSIGPKTAQEQLRTAMALGADRSILVETDEDVQPLGIAKALKAIVDEEKPELVILGKQAIDGDNNQTGQMLAALTGMPQGTFASEVNVADGKVKVTREIDGGLQTVELSLPAVVTTDLRLNEPRYASLPNIMKAKKKPLDTKTAADLGVDLTPRVTTVSVEAPAERQAGIIVGSVDELVEKLKNEAKVI comes from the coding sequence ATGAAGGTTCTTGTACCCATCAAGCGAGTCATTGACTACAACGTCAAGGTTCGCGTGAAGGCGGACAACTCTGGTGTTGATCTCGCAAACGTCAAAATGGCCATGAACCCCTTCTGTGAAATCGCTGTAGAAGAAGCGGTGCGCCTGAAAGAGAAGGGTGTGGTCTCTGAAATCGTTGCTGTCTCTATCGGTCCCAAGACCGCTCAGGAACAGCTGCGTACTGCCATGGCTCTGGGCGCTGACCGCTCCATCCTGGTAGAAACTGACGAAGACGTTCAGCCGCTGGGCATTGCCAAGGCGCTGAAAGCCATCGTTGATGAAGAAAAGCCTGAGCTGGTTATTCTGGGCAAGCAGGCCATCGATGGTGACAACAACCAGACTGGCCAGATGCTGGCTGCTCTGACTGGCATGCCGCAGGGTACCTTCGCTTCCGAAGTGAATGTTGCCGATGGCAAAGTGAAAGTAACCCGTGAGATCGACGGTGGTCTGCAGACTGTAGAACTGAGCCTGCCGGCCGTGGTTACCACTGACCTGCGTCTGAACGAGCCGCGTTACGCGTCTCTGCCGAACATCATGAAAGCCAAGAAAAAGCCGCTGGACACCAAGACCGCTGCTGATCTGGGCGTTGACCTGACTCCGCGTGTGACCACCGTTAGCGTTGAAGCACCCGCCGAGCGTCAGGCTGGCATCATCGTTGGCTCCGTAGACGAGCTGGTCGAGAAACTGAAGAACGAAGCGAAGGTGATCTGA
- a CDS encoding electron transfer flavoprotein-ubiquinone oxidoreductase, which translates to MERESMEVDVVIVGAGPSGLATACRLGQIAQETGQELSVVVVEKGSEVGAHILSGAVLEPRALNELFPNWEEMGAPVNTKVTGDEIYYLTGAEKAQKVPNLFVPKTMHNEGNYIISLGNLCRWLGEQAEGLGIEIFPGFAANEILYNEDGSVKGIATGDFGIGHDGEKKDSYMPGMELHAKYTIFSEGCRGQLGKELMEKYNLREGTDPQHYGIGVKELWDIDPAKHQEGLVVHTAGWPLSESGSPGGAFLYHIENNQVALGLITDLAYSNPHVSPFDEMQRWKTNPEIKKHLEGGKRVSYGARAIAKGGLQSLPKMTFPGGLLVGCNAGTLNFAKIKGTHTAMKSGMIAAEILAEALKGGRGSDELTEYKEAFDKSWVYEELHAQRNFGPAQHKFGNFIGSAFAFVDINLFNGKLPITMHDTTPDHETLKPADQCKKIDYPKPDGKITFAKLDSVFLSNTNHEEDQPCHLTLKDPNVPLQVNLPKWDEPAQRYCPAGVYEVVEDENTGDKRFQINAQNCVHCKTCDIKDPTQNINWVAPEGTGGPNYPNM; encoded by the coding sequence GTGGAACGCGAATCTATGGAAGTCGACGTAGTCATCGTCGGCGCCGGTCCTTCCGGTCTTGCAACCGCCTGCCGTCTGGGCCAGATCGCCCAGGAAACCGGTCAGGAACTCAGTGTTGTAGTTGTAGAAAAAGGCTCCGAAGTCGGTGCCCATATTCTGTCCGGTGCCGTTCTCGAGCCCCGCGCCCTGAACGAACTGTTCCCCAACTGGGAAGAGATGGGCGCCCCGGTTAACACCAAGGTCACCGGTGACGAGATCTACTACCTGACTGGCGCGGAAAAGGCACAGAAAGTGCCGAACCTGTTTGTCCCCAAGACCATGCACAACGAAGGGAACTACATCATTTCCCTGGGTAACCTGTGCCGCTGGCTGGGCGAGCAGGCCGAGGGTCTTGGCATCGAGATCTTCCCGGGCTTCGCTGCCAACGAGATCCTCTATAATGAAGACGGTTCCGTTAAGGGCATCGCTACCGGCGATTTCGGTATTGGCCACGATGGCGAGAAAAAAGACAGCTATATGCCTGGCATGGAGCTGCACGCCAAGTACACCATCTTCTCCGAAGGTTGCCGTGGTCAGCTCGGCAAGGAACTGATGGAGAAGTACAACCTGCGTGAGGGCACCGATCCCCAGCACTACGGTATCGGCGTCAAGGAACTGTGGGACATTGATCCGGCCAAGCATCAGGAAGGTCTGGTGGTACACACCGCTGGCTGGCCCCTGAGCGAGTCCGGTTCCCCGGGTGGTGCGTTCCTGTACCACATCGAGAACAACCAGGTGGCCCTGGGCCTGATCACCGATCTGGCCTACTCCAACCCGCACGTTTCTCCCTTCGACGAGATGCAGCGCTGGAAAACCAACCCGGAAATCAAGAAGCACCTGGAAGGCGGCAAACGCGTTTCCTACGGTGCCCGTGCCATCGCCAAGGGCGGCCTGCAGTCCCTGCCGAAGATGACCTTCCCGGGTGGTCTGCTGGTGGGTTGTAACGCCGGCACCCTGAACTTTGCCAAGATCAAGGGCACCCACACTGCCATGAAGTCCGGCATGATTGCTGCCGAGATTCTGGCTGAAGCCCTGAAAGGCGGCCGCGGCAGCGACGAACTGACCGAGTACAAGGAAGCCTTCGACAAGAGCTGGGTTTACGAAGAACTGCACGCACAGCGCAACTTCGGCCCTGCCCAGCACAAGTTCGGTAACTTCATCGGCTCGGCCTTTGCCTTCGTGGACATCAACCTGTTCAACGGCAAGCTGCCGATCACCATGCACGACACCACCCCGGATCATGAAACCCTGAAGCCGGCGGACCAGTGCAAGAAGATCGACTACCCGAAGCCGGACGGCAAGATCACCTTCGCCAAGCTGGACAGCGTATTCCTGTCCAACACCAACCACGAAGAAGATCAGCCCTGCCACCTGACGCTGAAGGATCCGAACGTACCGCTGCAGGTCAACCTGCCCAAGTGGGACGAACCGGCCCAGCGTTACTGCCCGGCGGGCGTGTACGAAGTGGTCGAGGACGAGAACACTGGCGACAAGCGTTTCCAGATCAACGCCCAGAACTGCGTACACTGCAAGACCTGTGACATCAAGGATCCCACCCAGAACATCAACTGGGTGGCGCCGGAAGGTACCGGTGGCCCGAATTACCCGAACATGTAA
- a CDS encoding 16S rRNA pseudouridine(516) synthase, with protein MTSRYHRLDRFLSNALQQSRSSLRRLLAAGQVRVNDAVVRDRQCRIGPFDRVEVAGRVLQQREARYLMMNKPAGVVSATRDDRHTTVVDLLPGPDRGELHLAGRLDFNSTGLVILTNDGSWSRRLSEPETGVWKHYRVTLEMPLDERDVEAFAAGMRFEFEGLVTRPARLLIRAPQEADVWLQEGRYHQIRRMFAQRGNKVKTLHRVAVGNLVLDKTLAPGECRALTEHEVQTIADQTSG; from the coding sequence ATGACTTCCCGCTATCACCGACTGGATCGTTTTCTCAGTAACGCTTTGCAGCAAAGCCGCTCATCATTACGCCGGCTGCTGGCGGCGGGGCAGGTGCGTGTGAACGACGCGGTGGTGCGCGACAGACAATGCCGTATTGGCCCGTTCGATCGTGTTGAGGTGGCTGGCAGGGTGCTGCAGCAGCGCGAAGCACGCTATCTGATGATGAATAAACCTGCCGGGGTAGTCAGTGCGACCCGCGATGACAGGCATACCACGGTGGTGGATTTGTTGCCCGGCCCGGATCGCGGTGAGCTCCATCTTGCCGGTCGACTGGATTTCAACAGTACCGGACTGGTGATTCTTACCAATGATGGCAGCTGGTCACGACGCTTGAGTGAGCCGGAAACCGGGGTCTGGAAACATTACCGGGTGACGCTGGAGATGCCGCTGGATGAGCGTGATGTAGAGGCTTTTGCGGCCGGCATGCGGTTCGAATTCGAGGGGCTGGTTACGCGACCGGCGCGTCTGTTGATACGGGCCCCGCAAGAGGCGGACGTGTGGTTGCAGGAAGGGCGCTACCATCAGATCCGGCGGATGTTCGCGCAGCGTGGCAACAAGGTGAAAACCCTGCACCGTGTCGCGGTGGGGAATCTGGTACTGGATAAGACGTTAGCGCCCGGCGAATGCCGGGCGCTAACGGAACATGAGGTGCAAACGATCGCCGATCAGACCAGCGGCTGA